In the genome of Triticum urartu cultivar G1812 chromosome 5, Tu2.1, whole genome shotgun sequence, one region contains:
- the LOC125555440 gene encoding uncharacterized protein LOC125555440 yields MAPSAAGETPPPEAAESSANTEESRWLAALSEPELDLLISLKMLAVKRAETAGRPHLADGFDLRTLRALGVVLLEDLFKARLEETSADASVLDRLALSRGCVADAGGGSSSDSEVFRRRGKDEPEPNSVKRKQKQRRDGRHGETVQSKKKRKLSERR; encoded by the exons ATGGCGCCCTCCGCCGCCGGCGAAACCCCACCTCCGGAGGCTGCGGAGAGCAGCGCCAACACCGAGGAGTCGCGGTGGCTCGCGGCCCTCTCCGAGCCAGAGCTC GATCTCCTCATCAGCCTGAAGATGCTGGCCGTGAAGCGGGCGGAGACGGCCGGCCGCCCCCACCTCGCCGACGGGTTCGATCTGCGCACGCTGCGTGCCCTCG GTGTTGTTTTGCTGGAAGATTTGTTCAAAGCACGGTTAGAAGAAACCTCGGCCGACGCATCCGTTCTTGATAGACTCGCGCTGTCGAGGGGCTGTGTCGCGGATGCCGGCGGCGGTAGTAGTAGTGATTCTGAGGTGTTCAGGCGGCGCGGCAAAGATGAGCCAGAGCCGAATAGCGTCAAGAGAAAACAAAAGCAGAGGCGGGATGG GCGCCATGGAGAGACCGTGCAAAGCAAGAAGAAAAGAAAACTGAGTGAGAGGCGATAA
- the LOC125506628 gene encoding histone H2B.3-like translates to MPPHAGPVPPPRDLRAGSTFSPSRPRARSPRGRSCAQLRPPALSAGSSSRCAPAPGLVTGGRSTMPPAPGRLLRHHAGPAASRALAASSAPAAVHTAPRRPKKPKRHNLFGMIPRNSFPSISFQISHLPPQEEATTEKAEKAPAGKKPKAEKRLPAAGKGKASGKEGGGDKKSRKKGKKSVETYKIYIFKVLKQVHPDIGISSKAMSIMNSFINDIFEKLAGEAAKLARYNKKPTITSREIQTSVRLVLPGELAKHAVSEGTKAVTKFTSS, encoded by the exons ATGCCGCCCCACGCTGGCCCCGTGCCGCCTCCCCGGGATCTCCGCGCCGGCTCCACCTTCTCGCCTAGCCGGCCCCGAGCCCGGTCTCCTCGCGGCCGCAGCTGCGCCCAACTCCGGCCTCCCGCCCTGAGCGCCGGGTCCTCCTCGCGTTGCGCGCCCGCTCCTGGCCTCGTCACGGGAGGCCGCTCCACCATGCCGCCTGCGCCTGGCCGGCTGCTCCGCCACCACGCCGGGCCGGCCGCCTCCCGCGCGCTTGCTGCCTCAAGCGCGCCGGCCGCCGTCCACACCGCGCCAAGACGCCCAA AAAAGCCCAAAAGACATAATTTGTTTGGTATGATT CCCCGCAACTCCTTTCCCAGCATCTCGTTCCAAATCTCCCACCTCCCCCCCCAGGAGGAGGCGACGACGGAGAAGGCCGAGAAGGCGCCggccgggaagaagcccaaggccgagaagcggctgccggcggcgggcAAGGGCAAGGCCTCCGGCAAGGAAGGCGGCGGCGACAAGAAGTCCaggaagaagggcaagaagagcGTGGAGACGTACAAGATCTACATCTTcaaggtgctgaagcaggtgcaCCCCGACATCGGCATCTCCTCAAAGGCCATGTCCATCATGAACTCCTTCATCAACGACATCTTCGAGAAGCTCGCCGGCGAGGCCGCCAAGCTCGCCCGCTACAACAAGAAGCCCACCATCACGTCCCGGGAGATCCAGACCTCCGTCCGCCTCGTCCTCCCCGGCGAGCTCGCCAAGCACGCCGTCTCCGAGGGCACCAAGGCCGTCACCAAGTTCACCTCCTCTTAG